Proteins from one Mesoplodon densirostris isolate mMesDen1 chromosome 1, mMesDen1 primary haplotype, whole genome shotgun sequence genomic window:
- the DMP1 gene encoding dentin matrix acidic phosphoprotein 1 isoform X1, whose product MKTSILLMFLWGLSCALPVTRYQNTESKSSEEWKGHLAQAPTPPLERSESSEESKVSSKEQVNEDPSDSTESEEGLGLDGQQYIHRPAGGLSRSGGKGGDDKDDDEDESGDDTLADDDSGPGPEERRGGDSRPGSDEDSTDTTHSTEDSVPQGEDGAQDTTSESRDFASEDEGHSRPEGGDSTPDSKSEEHWVGGDGEGVSSHGDGSEFDDEGMQSDDPDTFRSERSNSRISSASIKSKDSKGINEQASTQDSGESPSVGYPSRKFFRMSRISQEDGRSELDDSNTMEESKSDSTEYPGSKEDGLSQSREHSKSESQQESEENQSPEDSQNAQDPSSESSQEVDLPSQENSSESQEEVVGEPRGDNPDNVTSHSKDQEASDSSEEDSWDKPSNSESRSREGQTDSESSESLRSSEESPESTEEENSSSQEGPWSPSTSTESQSQESQDSPSEEEQDSDSQDSSKSKEESNSTDSTSSSEEDIQSKNTEIESRRLTVDTYHNKPFGDQDDNDCQDGY is encoded by the exons GGTCATTTGGCTCAGGCACCAACACCACCTTTG gagaGAAGTGAGTCATCAGAAGAAAGTAAAGTTAGCTCAAAGGAACAG gTAAATGAAGACCCCAGTGACAGCACTGAATCAGAGGAAGGCCTGGGCCTTGATGGTCAGCAATACATTCATAGACCAGCTGGTGGCCTTTCTAGGagtggaggaaaaggaggagatgATAAAGATGATGATGAAGACGAGAGTGGAGATGACACCTTGGCTGATGATGACAGTGGCCCAGGACCTGAAGAGAGGCGAGGAGGGGACTCCAGACCCGGAAGTGATGAGGACTCCACTGACACCACACACTCCACAGAGGATAGTGTCCCACAGGGGGAAGACGGTGCTCAAGATACCACCAGTGAGAGCAGGGACTTTGCCAGTGAGGACGAGGGGCACAGCAGGCCTGAGGGAGGTGACTCCACTCCAGACAGCAAGAGTGAAGAGCACTGGGTGGGAGGCGACGGTGAGGGAGTTAGTAGCCACGGGGACGGCTCTGAGTTTGACGATGAAGGAATGCAGAGTGATGACCCCGACACCTTCAGGAGTGAGAGAAGCAATTCCAGAATAAGCAGTGCCAGCATCAAGTCCAAAGATTCGAAAGGGATCAATGAGCAAGCAAGCACTCAGGATTCTGGTGAAAGCCCATCAGTGGGGTATCCCAGTAGGAAATTTTTCAGAATGTCTCGCATCTctcaggaagatggcagaagtgaGCTTGATGATAGCAACACAATGGAAGAAAGCAAGAGTGACTCCACGGAATACCCCGGCTCCAAAGAAGATGGCCTCAGCCAATCCAGGGAACACAGCAAGAGTGAATCTCAACAAGAGAGCGAGGAGAATCAGTCCCCAGAAGACAGTCAGAACGCCCAAGACCCCAGCAGTGAGTCCAGTCAAGAGGTTGACCTGCCTTCTCAAGAAAACAGCAGTGAATCTCAGGAAGAGGTAGTGGGTGAGCCCAGGGGTGACAACCCCGATAACGTTACCAGTCACTCAAAAGATCAGGAAGCTAGTGACTCCAGTGAAGAGGACAGCTGGGATAAACCCTCCAATTCAGAGAGCAGATCCAGAGAGGGGCAAACTGACAGTGAATCCAGTGAGAGCCTCAGATCCTCAGAGGAAAGCCCGGAGTCCACTGAAGAGGAGAACAGTTCCAGCCAGGAGGGCCCCTGGTCTCCCAGCACCTCAACAGAGAGCCAGAGCCAGGAAAGCCAGGACAGCCCATCTGAGGAAGAGCAGGACAGCGATTCTCAGGACAGCAGCAAatcaaaagaagagagcaactcAACTGACAGCACATCAAGCAGCGAGGAAGATATCCAGTCCAAAAACACTGAGATAGAAAGCAGAAGATTAACAGTCGATACTTATCACAACAAACCCTTCGGGGACCAGGATGACAATGACTGCCAAGACGGCTATTAG
- the DMP1 gene encoding dentin matrix acidic phosphoprotein 1 isoform X2, with protein MKTSILLMFLWGLSCALPVTRYQNTESKSSEEWKGHLAQAPTPPLVNEDPSDSTESEEGLGLDGQQYIHRPAGGLSRSGGKGGDDKDDDEDESGDDTLADDDSGPGPEERRGGDSRPGSDEDSTDTTHSTEDSVPQGEDGAQDTTSESRDFASEDEGHSRPEGGDSTPDSKSEEHWVGGDGEGVSSHGDGSEFDDEGMQSDDPDTFRSERSNSRISSASIKSKDSKGINEQASTQDSGESPSVGYPSRKFFRMSRISQEDGRSELDDSNTMEESKSDSTEYPGSKEDGLSQSREHSKSESQQESEENQSPEDSQNAQDPSSESSQEVDLPSQENSSESQEEVVGEPRGDNPDNVTSHSKDQEASDSSEEDSWDKPSNSESRSREGQTDSESSESLRSSEESPESTEEENSSSQEGPWSPSTSTESQSQESQDSPSEEEQDSDSQDSSKSKEESNSTDSTSSSEEDIQSKNTEIESRRLTVDTYHNKPFGDQDDNDCQDGY; from the exons GGTCATTTGGCTCAGGCACCAACACCACCTTTG gTAAATGAAGACCCCAGTGACAGCACTGAATCAGAGGAAGGCCTGGGCCTTGATGGTCAGCAATACATTCATAGACCAGCTGGTGGCCTTTCTAGGagtggaggaaaaggaggagatgATAAAGATGATGATGAAGACGAGAGTGGAGATGACACCTTGGCTGATGATGACAGTGGCCCAGGACCTGAAGAGAGGCGAGGAGGGGACTCCAGACCCGGAAGTGATGAGGACTCCACTGACACCACACACTCCACAGAGGATAGTGTCCCACAGGGGGAAGACGGTGCTCAAGATACCACCAGTGAGAGCAGGGACTTTGCCAGTGAGGACGAGGGGCACAGCAGGCCTGAGGGAGGTGACTCCACTCCAGACAGCAAGAGTGAAGAGCACTGGGTGGGAGGCGACGGTGAGGGAGTTAGTAGCCACGGGGACGGCTCTGAGTTTGACGATGAAGGAATGCAGAGTGATGACCCCGACACCTTCAGGAGTGAGAGAAGCAATTCCAGAATAAGCAGTGCCAGCATCAAGTCCAAAGATTCGAAAGGGATCAATGAGCAAGCAAGCACTCAGGATTCTGGTGAAAGCCCATCAGTGGGGTATCCCAGTAGGAAATTTTTCAGAATGTCTCGCATCTctcaggaagatggcagaagtgaGCTTGATGATAGCAACACAATGGAAGAAAGCAAGAGTGACTCCACGGAATACCCCGGCTCCAAAGAAGATGGCCTCAGCCAATCCAGGGAACACAGCAAGAGTGAATCTCAACAAGAGAGCGAGGAGAATCAGTCCCCAGAAGACAGTCAGAACGCCCAAGACCCCAGCAGTGAGTCCAGTCAAGAGGTTGACCTGCCTTCTCAAGAAAACAGCAGTGAATCTCAGGAAGAGGTAGTGGGTGAGCCCAGGGGTGACAACCCCGATAACGTTACCAGTCACTCAAAAGATCAGGAAGCTAGTGACTCCAGTGAAGAGGACAGCTGGGATAAACCCTCCAATTCAGAGAGCAGATCCAGAGAGGGGCAAACTGACAGTGAATCCAGTGAGAGCCTCAGATCCTCAGAGGAAAGCCCGGAGTCCACTGAAGAGGAGAACAGTTCCAGCCAGGAGGGCCCCTGGTCTCCCAGCACCTCAACAGAGAGCCAGAGCCAGGAAAGCCAGGACAGCCCATCTGAGGAAGAGCAGGACAGCGATTCTCAGGACAGCAGCAAatcaaaagaagagagcaactcAACTGACAGCACATCAAGCAGCGAGGAAGATATCCAGTCCAAAAACACTGAGATAGAAAGCAGAAGATTAACAGTCGATACTTATCACAACAAACCCTTCGGGGACCAGGATGACAATGACTGCCAAGACGGCTATTAG